Below is a genomic region from Streptantibioticus cattleyicolor NRRL 8057 = DSM 46488.
ATGGCGGCGACCTCGGGGGTGAGCGCCTCGGGTGAGATCCCGGTGAACGGCCGCCCGGTGGTGGCGAACCGCTCGGCGAGGCGGGTGACGCCTTCGGTGAGCGAACGCCGGTAGCGCTCGGCCGTCTGGTCGCCCAGCAGGTGGCTCCTGCTGTCGGCGGCGGTCGCCGCTCCGTCGGGTGCCGACTCGATGAGGTCTGCCTGCGAAATCAATGCCTGTCCTCCCGGTTGCGCGATCCGCAAGATCACGGTGACTTAGGTTAGCCTAACCTAACTTCCCTTGCAGGTCGGACGGGGGGTACCCGCCGGGGACGGACCGGCCGCCGGTACGCCGAGGGCCCCGCGGCAAACTGCTCGCGGGGCCCTTCGGATGTGGTCAGGCGCGGTCTCGGGCGGCGCCGGAGAGCGCCTCGGCCCGCAGGTCCTCCTCGGTGGCACCACGCCGCCAGTAACCGCTGAACGTCACCCGGCGGCGGTGGAAACCGCGTTCACCCACGAGATGCCGGCGCACCCCGCGCACCGCCCCGGACTCCCCCGCGATCCACGCGTAGGGGGCGCCGGAGGGCAGGTGTGCCGAACGCACGGCGTCCAGCAGCAGGTCGCAGCGGGGCGCCGGGGCGCTCTCGCGCACCAGCCAGCTGACGGTGGCGTCCGCCCGGGTGGCCAGGTCGCGTACGTCACCGGCGTGCGGCACCTCGATCCACACCCGGGCCCGGGTACCGGCCGGCAGCCAGTCGAGGATCCCGGCGACCGCCGGCAACGCGGTCTCGTCGGCCGCGATCAGCACCCAGTCGGTGCCCTCGGGCGGCCGGAAGCCGACGCTCTTGTTCTCCGGGTCCGCCGGGCCCAGCAGCTTGACCCGGTCACCGGGGCGGGCCCGTCCCGCCCACCGCGAGGCCGGCCCGAGGTCCCCGTGGAGCGCGAACTCCACGTCCACCTCGCCCTGTTCACGGCGTTGCTCGCGCACCGTGTACGAACGCATCACCCCGCGCTCCGCCGGGTCCATCGCCCGCCAGCGCGCGAACCAGCCGGTGCCCGCGTCGGTGGGGACCACCGGGTGGCTCTGCCCGGGATGGGGCAGGAAGAGCGAGAAGCTCTGGTCGCGCCCGCCACTGGCGAACTGGTCCAACTGCGCGCCGCCGAAGGTGACGCGGACCATGGAGGGCCCCAGGCGCGCGCTGCGCACCACGTGCGCGTCGAAGAACCGGAACGGGGCTGCGGTGGCGGTGGTCATGCGGATCTCCTCCCGGAGCGTGGTGGGGAAGGTCAGCCGGCCTTCTTGGCCTGCCGGATCGACGCGGCCAGGGACTCCAGCAGCGGCGCGGCCCCGGCGTAGGAGAAGCGGGGCACCGCGTCCCAGCGGGCCACCTGGCCGGCCTTGACGGCGGGCAGCTTCGACCAGGCGGGCTTGGCCGCCAGGTCCTTGGGCTGCAAGGCGGTGGAACGGTCGTCGAGCAGGATCAGGTCCGCGTGGTA
It encodes:
- a CDS encoding siderophore-interacting protein encodes the protein MTTATAAPFRFFDAHVVRSARLGPSMVRVTFGGAQLDQFASGGRDQSFSLFLPHPGQSHPVVPTDAGTGWFARWRAMDPAERGVMRSYTVREQRREQGEVDVEFALHGDLGPASRWAGRARPGDRVKLLGPADPENKSVGFRPPEGTDWVLIAADETALPAVAGILDWLPAGTRARVWIEVPHAGDVRDLATRADATVSWLVRESAPAPRCDLLLDAVRSAHLPSGAPYAWIAGESGAVRGVRRHLVGERGFHRRRVTFSGYWRRGATEEDLRAEALSGAARDRA